A single region of the Oleispira antarctica RB-8 genome encodes:
- a CDS encoding Peptidase, M23B family, which yields MIRIIFLFCLLISQLTQVSMADEQADLAKLQQEIKKLQTWLKETESEHDKLSEALRQSDEKIGGIAKKIDETRTLLNQERSRLKKLKAEQSQLRVLKSEQKQQLAKQLTSAQKIGNQGSIKVLLNQDDPQQISRMLKYYEYFNKARMDSIQTLIVNLKRLNNIENEILTQQNKLIKTEKSLLKKNKQLSNEKKQHKKLLVSLEARRKEKSNDLSQKQKDQKRLQKLINEVATLLDNSVRKQDARPIRSLKGKLPRPTKGSIVKAFGNSNSQARNKWQGWLMKGYEGSAITAIHHGRIVFSDWLRGFGLLLIIDHGDGYLSLYARNQSLLKSVGDWVYQGENIATLGSSGGFKEPRLYFEIRHKGKPQDPAAWLKR from the coding sequence ATGATACGGATTATCTTTCTGTTTTGCCTATTGATCAGCCAGCTCACGCAAGTGAGTATGGCTGACGAACAGGCTGACCTTGCCAAACTGCAGCAAGAAATTAAAAAGCTACAAACGTGGTTAAAAGAAACAGAATCTGAACATGATAAGCTCAGCGAAGCCTTACGCCAATCCGATGAAAAGATTGGTGGCATCGCTAAAAAGATCGATGAAACTCGCACACTCTTAAACCAAGAGAGATCGCGCCTAAAAAAGCTGAAAGCGGAGCAAAGCCAACTCCGCGTCCTTAAATCTGAGCAAAAACAGCAACTGGCTAAACAATTAACGAGTGCACAAAAGATCGGCAATCAAGGCTCTATTAAAGTCTTATTAAACCAAGACGATCCGCAACAAATCAGCCGCATGTTGAAATACTACGAGTATTTCAACAAAGCGCGCATGGACAGCATTCAAACCTTAATCGTCAATTTAAAACGCTTAAACAATATCGAAAACGAAATATTGACCCAGCAAAATAAATTGATAAAAACCGAAAAAAGTTTATTAAAAAAGAACAAACAGTTAAGCAACGAGAAAAAACAACATAAAAAACTGCTGGTTAGTTTAGAAGCGCGTCGCAAAGAAAAATCAAACGACCTTAGTCAAAAACAAAAAGATCAAAAACGTTTACAGAAGCTGATTAATGAAGTCGCGACCTTACTCGATAACAGCGTCCGTAAACAAGATGCACGCCCCATTCGTTCCTTAAAAGGTAAATTACCAAGACCTACCAAAGGCAGCATCGTCAAAGCCTTTGGTAATAGCAATTCTCAAGCCCGAAATAAATGGCAAGGTTGGTTAATGAAGGGCTACGAAGGCTCAGCCATTACAGCAATCCATCACGGTCGCATTGTCTTTAGCGACTGGCTACGAGGTTTTGGGTTATTATTAATCATTGATCACGGTGACGGTTATTTAAGTTTATACGCACGTAATCAAAGTTTATTAAAATCCGTAGGGGATTGGGTGTATCAAGGCGAGAATATTGCTACTTTAGGCAGCTCTGGTGGTTTTAAGGAACCTCGCCTGTATTTTGAAATCAGACACAAAGGCAAACCACAAGATCCCGCCGCTTGGCTTAAGCGATAG
- a CDS encoding Rhodanese-like protein/ thiosulfate sulfurtransferase, probable, whose protein sequence is MEQAFEFINNNWMLVSVWGVFLAAFLWDNNQRSGASISTAQATQMINKQDAVVVDIRDKKDFEAGHLANAVNIPYASMAERMSELESSKEHPIVLVCKSGQSVGMAGKTLKQKGFQVFRLSGGMLEWTNQNLPVVTK, encoded by the coding sequence ATGGAACAAGCTTTCGAATTTATCAATAATAACTGGATGTTAGTCAGCGTATGGGGCGTATTTTTAGCCGCTTTTTTATGGGACAACAATCAGCGCAGCGGTGCTAGTATTAGCACAGCGCAAGCGACGCAAATGATCAATAAGCAGGATGCGGTTGTTGTGGATATACGCGATAAGAAGGATTTTGAAGCTGGCCATTTGGCGAATGCGGTCAATATTCCCTATGCCTCGATGGCAGAACGCATGTCAGAGCTTGAATCTTCAAAAGAACACCCCATTGTATTAGTATGCAAGTCTGGCCAGAGTGTTGGAATGGCGGGTAAGACGTTGAAACAGAAGGGCTTCCAAGTATTCCGCTTAAGCGGTGGTATGTTGGAATGGACGAATCAAAACCTTCCGGTTGTCACTAAATAG
- a CDS encoding tRNA/rRNA methyltransferase, translating into MFNIVLFEPEIPPNTGNIIRLCANTGCQLHLIKPLGFDMEEKALRRAGLDYHEWASVRIHENYADFLEKEQPKIIYALTTKGRKTHSEASFKEGDFLMFGPETRGLPEDVRESIPFEQWLRLPMMESSRSMNLSNTVAVMIFEAWRQNNYAGGS; encoded by the coding sequence ATGTTTAACATCGTTTTATTTGAACCAGAAATACCGCCGAATACCGGTAACATCATTAGACTCTGTGCTAATACTGGCTGCCAATTACATCTGATTAAGCCATTAGGCTTTGATATGGAAGAAAAAGCGTTGCGCCGCGCGGGGCTGGATTATCACGAATGGGCAAGCGTGCGCATTCATGAAAACTATGCTGATTTTCTAGAGAAAGAACAGCCTAAAATCATTTATGCCCTCACGACAAAGGGCAGAAAAACGCACTCAGAAGCATCCTTTAAAGAAGGCGATTTCTTAATGTTTGGGCCAGAAACTCGGGGCTTGCCAGAAGATGTTCGCGAAAGCATTCCGTTCGAGCAATGGCTACGCTTACCGATGATGGAAAGCAGTCGTAGTATGAATTTATCGAATACGGTGGCGGTGATGATTTTTGAAGCGTGGCGTCAGAATAATTATGCAGGTGGGAGTTAA
- the hisF gene encoding Imidazole glycerol phosphate synthase subunit HisF, whose protein sequence is MALAKRIIPCLDVDQGRVVKGVNFVGIRDAGDPVEVAKRYDEQGADEITFLDITATHEARGTTVKMVEAIAEHVFIPLTVGGGIREIEDIRRMLNAGADKVSINSAAVTNPDFVREASEKFGAQCIVVAIDAKRVAGSGELGDVDNKWEIFTHGGRKPTGIDAVEWAIKMADYGAGEILLTSMDRDGVKTGFDLGVTRAISDAVNIPVIASGGVGNLEHLAEGVLLGHADAVLAASIFHFGEYTVQEAKQYMSDAGIEMRLD, encoded by the coding sequence ATGGCATTAGCAAAGCGTATTATTCCTTGTCTCGATGTAGATCAAGGGCGAGTAGTAAAAGGCGTTAACTTTGTCGGTATTCGTGATGCTGGCGACCCGGTTGAGGTGGCTAAGCGTTATGATGAGCAAGGTGCCGATGAGATCACCTTTCTTGATATTACGGCGACACATGAAGCTCGTGGCACGACGGTAAAAATGGTGGAAGCGATTGCTGAGCACGTTTTTATTCCGCTAACGGTTGGCGGCGGCATTCGCGAAATTGAAGACATTCGCCGTATGTTAAATGCGGGTGCAGATAAAGTATCGATTAACTCGGCTGCGGTAACGAACCCTGACTTTGTGCGTGAAGCTTCAGAGAAATTTGGTGCGCAGTGCATTGTGGTTGCCATTGATGCAAAGCGCGTTGCCGGTTCAGGCGAACTGGGCGATGTGGATAATAAGTGGGAAATTTTTACCCACGGTGGTCGTAAACCTACCGGTATTGATGCAGTTGAGTGGGCGATTAAGATGGCTGATTATGGCGCGGGTGAAATACTGTTAACCAGTATGGATCGTGACGGCGTTAAAACCGGTTTTGATTTGGGTGTTACGCGCGCGATTAGTGATGCGGTGAATATTCCGGTTATTGCTTCTGGCGGTGTTGGTAATCTTGAGCATTTGGCTGAAGGCGTGTTACTAGGTCATGCGGATGCGGTATTAGCGGCGAGTATTTTTCACTTTGGTGAATATACCGTGCAAGAAGCTAAGCAATATATGAGCGACGCAGGAATTGAGATGCGTTTGGATTAG
- the mshJ gene encoding MSHA biogenesis protein MshJ, giving the protein MTWWQKKPFIDAINAYEKFSAREKKIILSTLVMAFLLIGYLFLIEPIILTSTQLINEKSRLVNSNKSLSEQIMNTKNKESQDPNIPLRKQLNELLVESDKLQEKINLLTQALVAPRQMVGLLEKVLTQDKQLKLISLKNLPEEAMSIEGRTLASDSRPVGDGESIKKLKLDEEALIYRHTFEIELEATYDSALLYLKRLDSLPWQLFWQDLKYQSTQYPKGILNIRIYTLSMSKEVLGV; this is encoded by the coding sequence ATGACTTGGTGGCAAAAAAAACCTTTTATTGATGCGATTAATGCGTATGAAAAATTCTCTGCTAGAGAGAAAAAAATTATTCTATCGACGCTCGTTATGGCGTTTCTTCTAATAGGTTATTTGTTTTTAATAGAACCTATTATATTAACCAGTACTCAATTAATTAATGAGAAAAGCAGGCTTGTGAATTCGAATAAATCGTTGTCAGAACAGATAATGAATACGAAAAATAAGGAATCACAAGATCCTAATATTCCTTTGCGAAAGCAACTGAATGAATTATTGGTAGAAAGCGATAAGTTACAAGAGAAAATTAATTTACTCACACAAGCCTTAGTCGCACCAAGACAAATGGTTGGCTTGCTGGAAAAGGTCTTAACACAAGATAAACAGTTGAAACTTATTTCACTGAAAAATTTACCGGAAGAGGCAATGAGTATCGAGGGAAGAACATTAGCCTCTGATTCTCGGCCCGTTGGTGATGGCGAGAGTATCAAAAAATTAAAGCTTGATGAAGAGGCCTTGATTTACCGACATACCTTCGAGATCGAATTAGAAGCAACCTACGATAGTGCATTGCTGTACTTAAAACGGCTTGATAGTTTGCCTTGGCAGCTTTTTTGGCAAGACCTGAAGTACCAAAGCACACAATACCCTAAGGGAATATTGAATATTAGAATCTATACTTTGAGTATGAGTAAGGAGGTCTTGGGTGTTTAA
- the gpm gene encoding D-phosphoglycerate 2,3-phosphomutase, whose amino-acid sequence MSQTRTPTALIILDGWGHGEESEHNAIANANTPHWDALLKTYPNALIQTSGNAVGLPEGQMGNSEVGHMNLGAGRIVYQNFTRINKDVADGAFFNNKVLCNAIDKAKANGGAVHLAGLLSPGGVHSHEEQVFAACEMAVKRGITKLYVHGILDGRDVPPRSAESSIKGLQAKLDELGTGSIATLTGRYYAMDRDNRWERVEPAYVAMTEAKAEFQAESGIAALEAAYARGENDEFVGATVIGEGGKVEDGDSIIFMNFRPDRARELTRAFVEPAFSGFKRNVIPKLADYVMLTEYAADIPASCAYPPAKLINGIGEYVSDLGLTQLRIAETEKYAHVTFFFSGGREDLYPGEERILVPSPDVATYDLQPEMNAPELTDKLVAAIKSGKHDLIVCNYANGDMVGHTGVYSAAVKAAECIDVCLKRITDAILEVNGECLITADHGNAEQMVNPATGGPLTSHTTGPVDLVYVHSNNDGRTINPGRLCDVSPTLLTMMNLAQPTEMSGTSLINK is encoded by the coding sequence ATGAGCCAGACCCGCACACCAACTGCACTAATCATTCTTGATGGCTGGGGCCACGGTGAAGAATCCGAACATAATGCCATTGCCAATGCCAATACACCTCATTGGGATGCGCTATTAAAAACTTACCCCAATGCTCTCATTCAAACATCAGGCAATGCAGTAGGTTTGCCAGAAGGCCAGATGGGTAACTCTGAAGTCGGCCACATGAATCTAGGCGCTGGCCGCATCGTTTATCAAAACTTCACCCGCATCAACAAAGACGTTGCCGATGGCGCTTTCTTCAATAATAAAGTGTTATGCAACGCCATCGATAAAGCCAAAGCCAATGGCGGCGCCGTTCACCTTGCAGGCCTGCTATCTCCAGGCGGCGTACACAGTCACGAAGAGCAAGTCTTTGCGGCGTGCGAAATGGCAGTAAAACGTGGCATCACTAAATTATATGTACACGGCATCTTAGATGGCCGCGACGTACCACCACGCAGCGCAGAATCGTCGATTAAAGGACTGCAAGCCAAGCTAGACGAACTAGGCACAGGTTCAATCGCCACCCTAACTGGGCGTTATTACGCCATGGATCGTGATAACCGCTGGGAACGCGTTGAGCCTGCTTATGTTGCGATGACAGAAGCCAAAGCTGAATTTCAAGCTGAATCTGGCATCGCTGCTTTAGAAGCCGCTTATGCTCGTGGCGAAAACGATGAGTTTGTTGGTGCAACCGTTATTGGCGAAGGCGGCAAGGTTGAAGATGGTGACAGCATTATCTTTATGAACTTCCGCCCAGACCGCGCTCGTGAACTTACCCGTGCCTTTGTTGAGCCTGCCTTCTCTGGTTTTAAGCGCAATGTGATTCCCAAATTAGCCGATTACGTGATGCTAACGGAATACGCCGCCGATATTCCAGCCAGCTGCGCCTATCCGCCTGCTAAATTAATTAATGGCATTGGTGAATACGTTTCAGATTTAGGTCTTACCCAGCTACGTATCGCCGAAACTGAAAAATACGCACACGTTACCTTCTTCTTTTCAGGTGGCCGTGAAGATCTATACCCAGGGGAGGAACGCATTCTTGTCCCGTCTCCTGATGTAGCAACGTACGACCTTCAACCGGAGATGAACGCGCCGGAGCTAACCGATAAGCTAGTCGCAGCGATTAAGAGTGGTAAGCACGACTTGATCGTTTGTAACTACGCCAACGGTGATATGGTAGGTCATACTGGTGTTTATTCTGCTGCCGTAAAAGCCGCTGAGTGTATTGATGTATGTTTAAAGCGCATTACTGATGCTATTTTAGAAGTGAATGGCGAATGCTTAATCACCGCCGATCACGGTAATGCCGAGCAAATGGTAAACCCTGCAACAGGCGGCCCATTAACGTCCCATACGACGGGTCCAGTAGACTTGGTTTATGTGCACAGTAATAACGATGGCCGCACTATTAACCCTGGTCGCTTATGTGATGTTTCACCCACATTATTAACGATGATGAATCTAGCCCAGCCGACAGAAATGTCAGGCACTAGCCTTATCAATAAATAA
- the mshL gene encoding MSHA biogenesis protein MshL: MKNRALTILILSLVMASCANNSQKKEEPEVVEPLLVWHEDSDENIESNDEQQFIEQLLPPEPELIVEEGRFDISAKNTEVKSFLMSLVHETDFNIILHEGLEGTVSFNLKNVTVLETLDAVRDVYGYDYSISSYGIQVFPRTIQTRIFPINYLNVSRSGSSGMWVSSGQVTSKDSSERSGDSNTTSSSTAAINSTQVNTNSSTDFWGQLTITLNMMIEGKDNTSIVVDPQSGMVVVKGMPNTIRDIENFLERAELSVGKQVLIEAKILEVSLNEGFQSGIQWNTFGEGRTGVVGDTNRELVGSMASELLSNPDEIGGVFNINFNYEDFTGVIELLETQGDVKVLSSPRIATVNNQKAVIKVGTDEYFVTELKSSTTTSGSSTTSFPEVIFTPFFSGIALDVTPQIGEEKDVILHVHPTITEVSERQKNVQLSTGTLSVPLAYSTVRETDSIIRAKSGQVVVIGGLMQNQKRVTSSGIPYLRDIPLIGALFGQNRETTVQSELVILIQPRVVDSRFHHEEMERINDRFSSMPRGSKL, from the coding sequence GTGAAAAATAGAGCATTAACTATTTTAATTTTGTCGCTGGTCATGGCTTCTTGCGCTAATAATAGCCAAAAGAAAGAAGAGCCAGAAGTCGTAGAGCCTTTATTGGTATGGCATGAAGACAGTGATGAAAATATTGAAAGCAATGATGAGCAACAATTTATTGAGCAGCTTTTACCTCCCGAGCCTGAATTGATCGTAGAGGAGGGACGCTTTGATATTTCTGCAAAGAATACAGAAGTAAAATCTTTTTTGATGAGCCTTGTTCATGAAACTGATTTTAATATAATTCTTCATGAAGGGCTTGAAGGTACAGTATCTTTTAACCTTAAGAATGTAACGGTGTTAGAAACACTTGACGCGGTAAGAGATGTATATGGCTATGATTATTCTATCTCTAGCTATGGTATCCAAGTATTCCCTCGGACAATTCAAACGCGAATATTCCCTATTAATTACTTAAATGTTAGCCGTTCAGGTTCATCGGGAATGTGGGTTAGTAGCGGGCAAGTAACTTCAAAAGACAGTAGTGAACGTTCGGGTGATTCCAATACTACTTCTTCATCAACCGCAGCGATTAACTCAACTCAGGTAAACACTAATTCTTCGACCGATTTTTGGGGGCAATTAACAATAACCTTAAACATGATGATCGAAGGAAAAGACAATACCAGTATTGTCGTTGATCCACAGTCTGGAATGGTTGTCGTAAAAGGAATGCCAAATACTATTAGAGATATTGAAAATTTCTTAGAGAGGGCAGAACTTAGCGTCGGTAAGCAAGTATTAATTGAAGCCAAAATATTAGAAGTTTCATTAAATGAAGGATTTCAGTCGGGTATTCAATGGAATACTTTTGGTGAGGGACGAACGGGTGTAGTGGGGGATACTAATAGAGAGTTAGTCGGATCTATGGCATCAGAACTGTTATCAAATCCTGATGAAATTGGTGGTGTATTCAATATCAATTTTAATTATGAAGATTTTACAGGTGTTATTGAGCTATTAGAAACGCAAGGTGATGTCAAAGTTTTATCTAGCCCTAGAATTGCAACCGTGAATAATCAAAAAGCGGTTATAAAAGTTGGGACTGATGAATATTTTGTAACTGAGCTAAAATCATCCACAACGACCAGTGGTAGTAGTACTACCAGTTTTCCTGAGGTGATATTTACGCCATTCTTTTCTGGGATCGCATTAGATGTAACCCCTCAGATAGGTGAAGAAAAAGATGTGATCTTACATGTACATCCAACGATCACCGAAGTGAGTGAGCGCCAGAAGAATGTGCAATTAAGCACAGGAACATTAAGTGTGCCTTTAGCTTATAGTACAGTACGAGAAACCGATTCAATTATCCGTGCTAAGAGTGGGCAGGTTGTTGTGATTGGTGGGCTTATGCAAAATCAAAAAAGAGTGACGTCATCTGGAATTCCCTACTTACGAGACATTCCTCTTATCGGGGCATTATTCGGACAGAATAGAGAAACTACCGTTCAAAGTGAATTGGTGATTTTAATTCAGCCAAGGGTTGTAGACAGTCGTTTCCATCACGAAGAAATGGAGCGTATTAATGACCGATTTTCTAGCATGCCTCGTGGGTCTAAGTTATGA
- a CDS encoding probable fimbrial assembly protein has product MAVSVALLAFQTYSSGQITQLEQEQGELNIELATLIAQFPNNSIDKNLQVSIDRENKLITKKKRAITFLRQDSISARSSFTPLIEQLSQQDVSGIWLSKVEVMNQGKDIQLSGFAKTPDKVSRYIATLGSKDAYRGRAFKQINIIKGEMPWNEFFLSTQKKSSDELSISQERALGRAL; this is encoded by the coding sequence GTGGCAGTATCAGTCGCATTACTGGCCTTTCAAACTTATTCTTCTGGGCAGATTACACAGTTAGAGCAGGAGCAAGGTGAGCTGAATATCGAATTAGCAACACTCATAGCGCAATTCCCCAACAATAGTATCGACAAAAATCTTCAGGTAAGTATTGACCGAGAAAATAAATTAATAACGAAGAAAAAACGCGCGATTACTTTTTTACGTCAAGACTCTATTAGTGCTAGAAGTAGTTTTACGCCATTGATAGAACAGCTTTCACAGCAAGATGTCAGCGGAATATGGTTATCTAAAGTTGAGGTGATGAATCAAGGAAAAGATATTCAGCTATCGGGCTTTGCGAAAACACCTGACAAGGTCTCGCGTTATATCGCAACGCTTGGATCAAAGGATGCGTATCGAGGCAGAGCATTCAAGCAAATTAATATCATAAAAGGAGAGATGCCTTGGAATGAGTTTTTTCTTTCTACTCAGAAAAAGAGCTCTGATGAATTATCAATATCGCAGGAACGTGCACTGGGGAGAGCGTTATGA
- a CDS encoding Flagellin, whose product MTSINTSSSFSNASVTNNSELNKTFSQISSGKRINSAADDAAGLTIATRFSSQISGTQQAQRNGLDAKSLIQTEDGALEQISNGILRLQELAVQQGNGILNDSDRAALNKEASQISHQIKQVMEQSSFNGKDLFQRSNDAQDLNFQLGDKAGDVVSIAANTTATPIQQGLDQLDFTSDDSENNLETLDSIQQQVTERRSELGASSNRIDSSIEQLSNEEIQTQSARSRVEDADIADLVSQMVIERVKQQAQLAVQSQANASAEDTLRLLS is encoded by the coding sequence ATGACTTCCATTAATACCAGCAGCAGCTTTTCTAACGCCAGCGTTACGAATAATAGCGAACTGAACAAAACCTTTAGCCAGATCAGCAGTGGTAAGCGTATTAATAGCGCGGCTGATGATGCTGCAGGTTTAACCATCGCCACACGCTTCTCTAGCCAAATATCGGGCACTCAGCAAGCTCAGCGTAACGGCCTCGATGCCAAATCATTAATTCAAACCGAAGACGGCGCCCTCGAACAAATTTCTAATGGCATTCTACGTCTGCAAGAACTAGCCGTTCAGCAAGGCAATGGTATACTGAACGACTCAGACCGCGCGGCCCTCAATAAAGAAGCCAGCCAAATTAGCCATCAAATTAAACAAGTGATGGAACAAAGCTCGTTCAATGGCAAAGACCTATTTCAAAGAAGTAACGATGCTCAAGATTTGAATTTCCAGCTGGGCGATAAAGCAGGAGACGTCGTCAGTATCGCGGCCAATACAACAGCAACACCCATTCAACAAGGACTAGATCAGCTCGACTTTACCAGCGACGATTCGGAAAATAACTTAGAGACATTAGACTCTATTCAACAACAAGTGACTGAACGACGTTCAGAGCTGGGTGCCTCAAGTAATCGCATTGATAGCAGTATTGAACAGCTTTCAAACGAAGAAATACAAACACAATCAGCCAGAAGCCGTGTAGAAGATGCCGACATCGCAGACCTGGTCAGTCAAATGGTGATAGAGCGCGTAAAACAACAAGCGCAACTGGCGGTACAAAGCCAAGCTAATGCCAGCGCGGAAGATACGTTAAGACTCTTGTCTTAA
- a CDS encoding Peptidase S41A, family protein, which yields MFKYIAFSTLLIGSQFLTAKALATEEHENADNSDIQQRQLPLQELRNFTEIFDRIRTAYVEPVDDKTLLQYAIDGMLSNLDPHSDYLLPEDFSELQEHTTGKFGGLGIEVGIEEGLIKVVSPIDDTPAEKAGIKSGDFIVSLDGEPVREMSLNNAIDKMRGEPGTDIALSIRREGEQELLEFILTRAEIKVASVRGESLGDGIGYLRITQFQDQSGPELIEAITKLQKKAQDNKEQLNGLVLDLRNNPGGVLDAAVEVSDAFLNSGLIVYTEGRISESDFRYSATENTIAEDIPLIVLINGGSASASEIVAGALQDHKRAVVVGTQSFGKGSVQSVLPIADNKAIKLTTARYFTPNGRSIQAQGIKPDVFVEQSEVTTYEQSYYKESDLSGHLSNGNGEEKPAGSNEGDHEVSDNLLSKDFQLYQAYTLLKGWSVFQHHAKPVAQKMDILSEQSDEIQEQAKPADDS from the coding sequence ATGTTCAAATACATCGCTTTCAGTACTTTGCTTATCGGCAGTCAGTTTTTAACGGCCAAGGCACTCGCGACTGAAGAGCATGAAAATGCCGACAACTCTGACATACAACAACGCCAGCTGCCGTTACAAGAACTGCGAAATTTCACTGAAATTTTCGATCGTATTCGCACGGCTTATGTTGAACCCGTCGACGATAAAACGTTATTGCAGTACGCCATTGATGGCATGCTAAGCAACCTCGATCCACATTCTGATTACTTACTGCCAGAAGACTTTAGCGAACTACAAGAACATACCACAGGCAAATTCGGCGGCTTGGGTATTGAAGTCGGCATAGAAGAAGGCTTAATCAAAGTCGTCTCACCTATCGATGATACCCCCGCAGAAAAAGCGGGCATTAAGTCTGGCGACTTCATTGTATCGCTAGACGGTGAACCTGTACGCGAAATGTCACTCAACAATGCCATTGATAAAATGCGTGGTGAACCGGGCACAGACATCGCGTTGAGCATTCGCCGCGAAGGTGAGCAAGAATTACTGGAATTTATATTAACCCGTGCTGAAATCAAAGTAGCCAGTGTACGCGGAGAAAGCTTAGGTGATGGCATTGGTTACTTGCGCATTACTCAATTTCAAGATCAAAGCGGCCCTGAGCTTATTGAAGCGATCACGAAATTACAGAAAAAAGCCCAAGATAATAAAGAACAGCTCAATGGCTTAGTACTAGATTTGCGCAATAATCCAGGTGGTGTTTTAGACGCAGCGGTTGAAGTATCGGACGCTTTCTTAAATTCAGGATTAATCGTTTATACTGAAGGTCGTATTAGCGAGTCTGATTTTCGCTACTCAGCAACAGAAAATACTATCGCCGAAGACATTCCATTAATCGTTTTAATTAATGGCGGCTCAGCCTCAGCTTCAGAAATTGTTGCCGGCGCATTGCAAGATCATAAACGCGCGGTCGTCGTTGGCACACAATCGTTTGGTAAGGGCTCAGTCCAAAGTGTATTACCCATTGCCGATAATAAGGCGATCAAACTAACAACAGCTCGTTACTTCACTCCAAATGGGCGTTCAATTCAAGCCCAAGGAATTAAGCCCGATGTCTTTGTAGAGCAAAGTGAAGTCACTACCTATGAGCAAAGCTACTACAAAGAAAGTGATTTATCCGGCCACTTATCTAACGGCAATGGCGAAGAAAAACCAGCAGGCTCTAACGAAGGTGATCACGAAGTATCTGACAATCTGTTGAGCAAAGACTTCCAGCTATATCAGGCCTATACTTTGCTAAAAGGTTGGAGTGTTTTTCAACATCACGCTAAACCCGTCGCCCAAAAAATGGACATACTTTCTGAGCAGTCAGACGAAATACAAGAGCAAGCTAAACCAGCCGATGATTCATAA
- the secB gene encoding Chaperone SecB, protein translocase subunit translates to MAEQEQAKEQAKEQAQDQGQFSLQRFYVKDSSFESPNAPESFQKQWKPEVKLDLNSRSRKLTDDTYEVDVKVTATAENDGETAFLVEVVLGGIFHIKGIEGEQLKHMLGAFCPNILFPYVRETIDQLVVKGSFPALMLAPINFEALFQQAQTQQAQAPAAEETVQ, encoded by the coding sequence ATGGCTGAACAAGAACAAGCAAAAGAACAAGCAAAAGAGCAAGCACAAGACCAAGGTCAATTTTCATTACAGCGTTTCTACGTTAAAGATTCATCGTTTGAATCGCCAAATGCTCCAGAGTCTTTTCAAAAGCAGTGGAAGCCAGAAGTTAAACTGGATTTAAACAGCCGCTCACGTAAGCTGACTGACGATACTTATGAAGTTGACGTTAAAGTAACGGCAACGGCAGAGAACGATGGCGAAACAGCCTTTTTGGTTGAAGTGGTTCTTGGCGGTATATTCCATATTAAAGGCATCGAAGGCGAACAGCTTAAGCACATGCTAGGTGCTTTCTGCCCTAACATCTTATTCCCATACGTGCGTGAAACAATTGATCAGTTAGTTGTTAAAGGTAGCTTCCCTGCCTTGATGCTAGCGCCGATTAACTTCGAAGCCTTGTTTCAGCAAGCTCAAACTCAGCAAGCGCAAGCACCTGCTGCAGAAGAGACTGTTCAATAA